CCTCAGGGCGAGCTCGGGTAGCACCTGGGCGAAGGCACAGATCTTGCCACTCAGGGGCTGCAGGCTGCGCACACCTTCTTCGGTCATGCGGTCAGTCAGCGAGACCCACTTGCGCAGCGTGCCGTAGGGATACGGCCCCAGGAAGCGATCCAGGTCTCGCAGCCCGGCTCGGACGCGCTCCACTTCCTCCTCCTGAGAGTTGGAGAAGTCCAAGTCTTCCTCGGCCCCGTCCCACCGAGCCAGGCGGATGTCTCGGGGCTTGAGGTTGAGGAAGACCCCGGTGCGAGGTCCTACCTCCCCGCCACGGTCAGGCCTGTTGGAAGCACTGTAGTGTAGGAAGTGGAGCCCCGGTGGGATCATCTTGACACCACGGAAGCGTGGCCCCACTTGCCAGGTGTTGTAGTCGATGCCCAGCTCTGTGCCCTCAGGCACTCCCAGCAACACCAGCGTGGCCCCCTCCTCAAACAGCCCGAGGGCCAGCTCAGGGTCCATCTCCACCTCAGCCATGCCTCCTGatgcaagacacacacacacacaactgaaaCACGGGTGGAGGGCATCTACGTTATTTActtcagaaattaaacaaaacccAGACTTGGATTTGACAACCCAGTCTCTTGATTTAGGTCTCATCACCTaagattaaaaaaacagtactttCAAAATGTTATAACCGTTAGTcacttagaaaaataaaatgtatgaacatTGAGCAGGTTTCTCACCCCCCTCCAAGTTTAGCTGCAATACGTAACTCCATACCACGGTCTCAAAAGTTTCCAGGACACATTCAAAATAATAAGATTGACCTAACTAAGTAAAATCTATGCGGGAGTTCAAGGCATAAGGAAAGACTGGTGAATGCTTAGTGAATCCTGTGTTTAGTACGGTATGTAGGTaatatctgtatctatttattacaCTTCCATTATTATGTGTAAGAActcgttgttgttattatttaataataataataataataataataataataataatctcgtAAACTGTactctaaataaaatgaacaggatTTAAATCAGATTTCCAAAATGATGCAGACCTAACACCAATAAATTACTCAAGACTCGAGTTTTACTTTTACTTTCACAGCCttctttcatattttaaaatatattcgtCAAACATTTGTAAAATGCTACGGTACTGTTCTGTAAGCCATAACAAGCGTTACCTTCACTTCGCGATCTATGCAGACTCTTTCCCGTTCAAACGCTTCCCTGTTGCTTTCCCTTCTCCATGCCGAAGTATAACGTCCTGTGCATCATTTCTGCCTGGTCCTTTGTTAGGGAAACAAAACTGCCGTACAAAGGTTCCCATTTACAATATTGCTGTTCTATCATATGAAATGATTTTGGCGCCACCTATTGCCCAcattttttatgacatttttatataacaagcaatcttataatgcaaacatattctcaaatatataactttaacattcatacatgtataaCTCTAAATCCCACAACCCACACACCTTCAGTGATCATTAATACATAATACTGTTAACTGTAAATCTGGAGAGAAGGAGATTTAAGGTACAGTAACCATAACAACATGTTGTTAATGTACCTGCATTTTGAAGTATATCTGTGTTTGATgttgtctttatttaaaatgtctaacCCCCAAAACAATATCCCAATGTAGTCTATGCTATTATCTCCCATTCTGTTCCTTAGAATTAATTAAATTAGAACTGATTTAAGTTAATCaataattattgtaattattctGTATTGGCAGGATTACAGTCACGTTTAGAAAGTAGGTTTCTAGCATTAGTAGGGTTACCCAAAGTGAAACACCAGGACATTTTTCATTTCTTCATAACCCCCTCAATACAATTTTAGTCCCACCTCCATAAAGAGATAGGTCCCTTTTATTAACCGTCTCATTTCACTACATCTCCCTCCTTTATTTTTCCAAACATTGCAACAAATGCCACAAACATTGCCTAACTGGACCTTGGGGTAGACTGGTCTGGCAGCAACGTCGGTATTATTCTGCCCCTGCTGTCTCTACTCTAACACCCTTCTCTGTAGGTACCCTCACGATTCttccacttgatgttgttcctacTTCCAGCCTTGGTGtttcaggtggtggtggtgaagCTTTGGGAGAAGGTGGTTGGTTGGGGACTGTTATTGCTGGATCCTCAGGTTCAGGTATGTTATGTGGCTGTGAAGTTTCCTTTGGGATAAGCTGAAGGTGTCTCTGGTTTCTGCTGAAATGTAACACCATCCTGTGTCTCCACTATGTATGACCCTGGTGTTGCATACTTACTCCTTACAACAACTGTTCTCCATCCCACTTCTCACACTGTGCCATATCATGGAGCCAAGAATTGTTTAACTTCTTTTATTCAAAACACAACATACAGAACACGTTTTCAGGCAGGCAGTGTATCACATGACTTCCGTCGCGATCATTATTACATTCCGGGTCATAACCCCCTCAATACAATTTTAGTCCCGCCTCCACAAAGAGGTTCCTTTTATTAATAGTCTCATTTCACTACAGGGACTGACTTAAAATGTGGGTGGTTGCACTTCCAAgataacatattaaaaaaatagccaTGGTCCAACAAGTTAAGCATAATCACAATTATTAAACACACAtctctagtttcacagacccagattagcactaatcttggtttaccttacctaaattaacattgggtagtccaagactagtgctagtcagggtctgtgaaaccagccatttatcAGAATTATTAAAAAAGTAATCCATCATTTTCTTTATATTATCTTTGTATAATACATTACTGTGCTATCAATctgctgagcacactgctacagttttgtacACAATTGTACTGTTTCTGACTTGGAGAAAAAATCAAGGCAGAAAACTGTCACAATCCCAGTTTTCCCAGGACATCTGGTAACCCTAAGCATCAGCTAGTAGAATTAAactaatatattttgtttattattattattattaactaattTTGGTTTGGATAATTTTATAATGAACCAATTATGGACTTTCACACTAATCATAACATACCAGTGTTCTGGTGTCAAGGTACATACCCAAGGCATTTGAATACATTTAGttaattttatacaaaataataataataataataataataataataataataataataataataataataataataataataacaataatacatttttactcATTAATAACAGTATAAAAAAGAACCATGACACAAAGATAAGATTGTATTAGCTTATTTACTGTAGTGGCAAGGTGAAATATACAATACATTGGGATCATTATTGTACAATGTTGCATATAAATGACCATGGTCAAGTTAAAGCAACACACGAGAGCCCAGGAGAGATACCAGAAGGCTAGCTTAGCCCTGAAAGCTATTACAAACTGTATGTTATTCAACCGGCTATGTCCAGAGGGGTGAAGAACATGTTATTGCACTCCAACAAAGcaccaatgaaaagaaaaatcttacaaatttagcaaaataaaatgttttaaaaatgaaaaacaactcaCATCTTACCAAGATCTGTGTGCCAGTTTTTTGTTGTCAGATATGAAAGAGGCATGTCACtgtataggtaaaaaaaaataccctaGTGCCAGACTGCCACATCACTGACTCACTGAATACTGAAACTAAtagaaaacaatgttaaaaaagtATAAAACAGTTTCCAGTAGAATACCCTTCATTAGGTGGGTCAGTCTCACACTAAGGTGCAATGTTTATTCATGTTTTATATGGTCGCACCGTCACAATTATTTACTGTACGATAACTTCTAATAGCACAAGCAGGTGTTACAAGCACTGATTAAAACAGCATAGCACAACATGTAGTGTAAAAGAAACAGTTTTCTTTGATAAAAACGCTGCAACTGTCAAAAAGCccaggaagcttttttttttttttttttattaatatactgtGGAAAACAAGATAGCTACTCTCAAAAGACCTATcctaaaaataaagttaaaaaacaaaacaaacaaagaacaaacATAACGAGGGAGCCTACAGCTCGCTGAAGCCTTCATGTATAAGAAAAACAGCATTCCCCCTTCTCTTGACCAGGGCAGGTTCGACAAGTAAATGACACAGTACTCATAAAGAATTAAGTGACCGCTTTATTGGGATCTATTGGAATACTTATCAGGCCCATTAGGAAAGATTTAAAAGTGCAGTCTGACTGAGCATTTGTCAGGCGCCTTTAAAGAATGATAACTGTCCCAGTCAGGAACTACTCAACATGCAGTCAAACCTGACCTGTAAGGGAAGAAGAGAGCTGCAGAGGATTTTGACATCTCGAAGGTAAGCATagcaaagtacagtacagcataCTAAATCACAGATACGCACTGTTAAACTTGCTATAAACTGTGGATAACCATGATAAACGCACACAATGAGCAAGGGAAATGCACGAAGAACAACTGGCAATTTTGCAGTGAAAATTCATCATGGGATGTCTGCATTTTATAGGCCTAAATCAAGCATGTGCACAGATTACAAACACAGATTATAAAAAGATAAAGACACGCTATTGTACACAGTTTCTAATACCTCCCCTTCTGCTGTTCACTCGGTCTGGCCAGTGATGACACCTCACTGCCTCGGATATACCAAGTCCAATCCCAGGTCTCGCTTCTTATTAGTGCTGGGGATGCATAGTGTCTAATTTTGCCCAACAGAGCACCAGAGTCTCAATGGTTTTTGACAAGTCCTTCTTAAATCTCCTTATGCTACTCTGACTCTTCAAGTTTTTCTGTGTACATCTGGAGTCCTCCTGTTGACTCTTTTTCTGTTTGTAAAGATAAACAAGGTACTTTTGATATGGAAAAATAAGACCAGTTTTACAAAGGAGCAGTGCACAGTTCTAAAGGGAATAAAAAGCTACTGCAAAAGACTAGGTGTTTAATCAAGGTTGTGTAAACCACAATGCTATTTGTACCACAGTTTGTAAAAACTGTTAAATGTTACAAGTAACGTGGACAGCAGGACTCAAAAGTGTTccttactagttttgtaacattatggGCTAGATCTTtaccattacaattctaaaatgaataagagaCAACATAAGACAACTTGCAAAGACCTAAGTTACAAGTCTTGGTGGTTTATATCTGGTTTGGGGAAAAAATATGCTATgctgatttggagtaaatagctttgagactTGAATCCTACCAGTTATATTAGTTAAATATCTTGATAACTCTGACCATAGCTGTCTGTGTGAGACAGTGATGGACTTTTCCACCAGATCTACACTATACTAAATACACAATACTATACTATAGTAGGCTTTACAACAGTACACTATACTATAAGGTATTAGGACGGCAAACGACTGTGTGTGTGGGTTACACTGGCACGAGTAGAGGCTGAAAGCTGAGGTCTGTTTACAGAATGCAGCTATAACCCACACACAGATGCCCGCAGTCCTATATATATCTATTATgaattgctttattattaatatacaagttAAATACCCAGCTATGTTTATTTAGTCCATCGTCATTgaaaaagagggaaaaggttgatgaagagaactGTTAAGTAGGTGGAGGTTCTCGgacgattgtgatgtcaccgttttgAATGGACTTTCTAATTCAATGAAATAggtaggattattttttttttatttttttttttttagcagggcACGTCAACCTTGCGcacacagagaacacagcactgtaaAAACTGAAAACGGCACTgctgatgtcatgaatagggGGTCTCCGTGGTGTGGCATGGAATACAGAAGGGACAGCgtgctctctgattggctgaaagccTAGTCCAAGTCTTGCCTAGTCCAAGTCATTTTTTACTGAAGCACATACTGTACAACATGACACTGAAATCTGGCATCAAACTGCCTACTGTAACTTACCTTCATTTTCTTGCAGTGCTGGTTGATAGCAGATTCAATCTGCATGGTTGTTTTATGCACAGCTTCTATGATGCCATTCGTTTTATTGCTATTCTGACACTTGAGTAAAAGGGTCATTTTGTATATTGATTGCAGAATCTTGTATTCCTAAAAAAATATAGGGAACATGAcaaaaagaaagtttacagacaTCTAGGACAGATAACTCCATGGCAGACCAAACCAGTTTCGCTATGCccatttattatatttgtatgaCCACCTGTGATATAATATACCTTAGTGAATGTTCCGGTGCAGTATGGGAGCAACAAACATCACTTAAGTTTGTTACTAgtttttttgctttaaattgtTCTTCTGAAAATGTGACTCTGCTTTTGcacttctttcaaaattgcagcCTCTTatgttttcaaaacaaatattaaacaacccaattattttatttttcttgtttttgaaacATTACATTAATCTTTCCACATGGAGGAAAAGTTAAGTGGCATGTCTGaaataggcatatatatatatatatatatatatatatatatatatatatatatatatatatataaaaaaccagAAACATCATTACCTTATCAGACTGGCAAGATTTTCCCAGAttcctgtttttgtttgaatattcaagtCCTGTgagattctgaaaaaaaaaggtcAGTTACAAATTTAAACAGCAGTATTATATGAACAAACTGTTCCAGACAGCTAACTCTACACATGCTCACTGCACAGAAACAGTCTGTATGTACGGTAGGAGAACAATTGGCATTTTGCCATTAAAATGGATGTCACAACAACCTagatctttttttaattgtaatgagaaatgtaaaaaaaaaaaaaaaaagccacaagaACTTTTGTTTCAGTATATCATCTGGAAACAATCTACCCTCCTGCATGTAACAGTAAAATGCAGTTGTATTTGGACAGTCTGTCAATTGCTTTGTTTTAATGAGATTGGGTTGTACCTACCAGGCTCTTGATGTCCTGGAAGATGACCACTTTATAATCTTTGAGGATCTGTGAAATGTTGCACTTGCTTTTGCTGTCAGAGCTTTGCGGATACAACGCTGTTACCAATAAGAAGATACAGATCGCAGGCCTGGGGACAAACTAGAAGACGACACTGGGATAACTAACAAGAACGTATCAACAGTACTTACATCACTGCTCAAGACTTATATCACTGACCATCAAGCCTGATTCGCAGCAGCCAGCAAAGTGATGAGGCTGAATCCTCATTAAACTGAGGCAGCAAGACTGCCACTTTTCACCACAGTAGATTACAATAATTCggcactttgccatgctttccctTTGCATTTGTTATTACCAGTAATACCACGATACCATGACTGTTTCAAACAGGGCAAagacactattaaatgtattgtattaccGCAACAGGCGCATTGGCTGGAAACgcatttaatttcatttgtttccaggttcattcaaACACGCAGCCCTGCAAGTGTGAGACTACATGTATTCGTCCCCTCAAGTTTACAGCACTGACTGCACGCGCAATGCACATTCAAGGACTAAAGCCAGATAAGGTTTTAAAAACTGTGAAGGTGAACTTTGTGTGtcaaaattagttcatttttaaatgtcttacatATTTGTGCTAGGTGAGATCGACATatcaagaaaatgtttttatttttatttattttttttattttaacgaaATGATTTGCGttaaagtgtactggtaaattaaaacttataaataatatatttacacaTATAAGTGCTCTGAAATAACATTGAAAAcaacttccttttaaaatcctggTATACAGTGACGTAAGGGTTAAATAAAAGTCAGATGCCATCTACAGCGTTCTGTTAATTAATCTGCTAATACGTACTTTGTAGCATTGGGATGGCAAATTCAAATggttaatgtaatgtaatggggTTTAATGATCATTACGCGGTGTACTGTGCAGGCTATATAGGCATATTGGGACTGTAGcactaaattacaggttaaagAAACGCCGTGAAAGACGCAACTCCCTACAATAATTAGGTGCAGACTTGAGGTGActataagttttttttatttatttattttgttttatagtaACTAAGCCACAGGGGCTCACTTGCTGCCCGGTGCCTCATGCAATTGCATGCGCTGCGTGTGACTAAACGCGCTACTGTAGAAATAGTGAGTGGACGAGCCTGCCACTGTGCTGTCTAacgccacattattattattattattattattattattattattattattattattattattatttatttcttagcagacgcccttatccagggcgacttacaattgttacaaggtatcacattatacattatttcacattatacagatatcacattatttttacatacaattacccatttatacagttgggtttttactggagcaatctaggtaaagtaccttgctcaagggtacaacagcagtgtcccccattggggattgaacccacgaccctccggtcaagagtccagagccctaaccactgctgccACATCTCGTGAACCCATTCGCAGAAACTATGAAATCAGCTAAAGTAAAACATAACGCTCTTATCTTAATACTTTCCACGAGTAGAACAGAAATAAAATCTTCATGACTAAGATAATGCGCTTTTAACTTTCCATTTAGAAAACCTACACATGTTGCAAATGCGCACAAACACGCCATGTAAAAGTACAATCTTATTCCACGTAAAGCATTTAGCAAATACGTCATActatttaatatatcatttccATAAACATTAGCAATTTTAAAAGGAAGGCGCATAGTGACCGAGGCGTTCTTACCTACCATTTATCATTGACTATCGGATGATCCTCAGATTTGTGAATCCCATTTGTTACTAAGCCACAGCAGCAGTGGTCGCTCATGGTCAAACGTTTCTTTCAGATGCCGACAGTCTGCATCAAACTCCTTACACATAGGCTACATATCCCTTCTTTTAAGACAGCACCGAGTTTCTCTGTGTAAGGTGTGGAGTATTCCCCACAGATTTACCAAAAGCCTGAATGTGTGCAGTAGGATCTACAATGCGCTGAACTTTGTGCCATACTCAGCTTTCTCACGTCGCCCCTTGGCTGTGGGCTTCTCTTCGCGCAGTTCCAGTCTGATTAAGTTATGCAAACTTCCGCGATCAATCAGCATGCTTTCGGTTTCGTTAAAAAAAGAagttctttgtttttaataaatatgacATCTGTCAATGCAGCTAGACTTTGGCAAACTGCCTGCCTAAACATCTCCACGATTATCAGCTTTCCCGTTTAAGATTTTACATAAACTCTCTTTAAGAGCTCTAGGACTGTCATATACAACATTGCTTTGACAAAAGTGTATCAGTAGTATATTATAGTGCTTTTAGAAGGCATGCATGTGTACACACCAACATTGTGTTTAACATTTGATCTGGTAGAGCACATTTAATTGCAGTGTTTAGCCACTTCAAGTGAccttctaaaaggtattgacaatgtcaacccaggggactttatcaacctgaaaaaagaaacaaggaccaggggtcacaaatggagattagataaaagggtattcagaacagaaaataggaggcacttttttacacacaatattgtgagggtctggaaccaactccccaataatgttgttgaagccgacaccctgggacccctctagaagctgcttgatgagattctgggatcaataagctactaaaaaccaaacaagcaagatggactgaatagcatcctctcgtttgtaaactttcttatattcttaaatGAACCACCGAGATATACATGCTCCATAAAGACAGGTTTGGCAAGTTACCCCTGAGAAATATGTATCCTGACCAAACTATTCTTCTTCAACTTGGAAACCAGAACCAAGTAATGTACTGTGGGATCTAATAGACATTTTAACTGCATCGTAAAATTAAGCTGCCTTTTAAATGCTTCCTTTGCATTTGACAACAAGGCATTCATAACAATTGAATACATGCTCAATTAAAGTCTTGTAACACACTATGACCTTTGGGATGCCGATAGGATTAATGGCAGGTGAACACAGGGTTTTGAACCATCCTAGCCTAAGGTAATATGGCACACCAACCTGCTTTACATTACAGGTCCCAAtgtcttgttttatttaacaggatGTTCTTATCCCTTATCCCCCAACAAACATATTTTGTTTCATATCCTTGTAAAACATCAAGGAATTTATATCCTTTGGCATTTGAGATCAATTTGAAGACAAACATGAACAACTTTAAGAAACTCTGCCCAGAAAATAATTAAAGGcaggcatttttatttatttgtcattatTGTTATGCCAAAGTGTACCAACTCTCAGACAATAGTTTGATGAACTGCagtttgtaaatattgtatttatgcaCATACGAGGAAAAGCAAACATCACCTGTacgttaatgtattattttacacCAGTAGGCAGTTTCTGaccttaaagctgcagtgtccagaAATCATGTCCAATTTTTACACTCCACTGAACTTCAGATTACTACTCTTTTTCTATAGCCATATAAAAGCAGAACATGTTGACAGCCTAGTTTgttaacatttaccattaaatTGGGCACAACTGAAACTTACAGGTTAGcaatatcttaaaaaaaacaaaaaacaaaaaaaaaacaccatgagaTAAGTAACAAGCTTCTTTATGTAAAAAGAAACTCTCGTGCGGCACACAATTAAGAATTTAATACATCTTTAGTTCCAAACAGAATACTGTAGCAAtgaatttgtatattttaaattttacaaGAATCTTAACTATACAGAACAAACCTAAAAATGTACgtcctttttaaatcacatttctgTTCGTGGCCACCAGTAAGTGAACTGACCTTAAATCTAAAGAAGAAAAAGCAATATGATGGACTACACAAAAAAAAGGCACACATTTTAAaacgatattttt
The Acipenser ruthenus chromosome 18, fAciRut3.2 maternal haplotype, whole genome shotgun sequence DNA segment above includes these coding regions:
- the LOC117418931 gene encoding uncharacterized protein C20orf204-like, which produces MFVPRPAICIFLLVTALYPQSSDSKSKCNISQILKDYKVVIFQDIKSLNLTGLEYSNKNRNLGKSCQSDKEYKILQSIYKMTLLLKCQNSNKTNGIIEAVHKTTMQIESAINQHCKKMKKKSQQEDSRCTQKNLKSQSSIRRFKKDLSKTIETLVLCWAKLDTMHPQH